A stretch of the Aphis gossypii isolate Hap1 chromosome 2, ASM2018417v2, whole genome shotgun sequence genome encodes the following:
- the LOC114119786 gene encoding voltage-dependent calcium channel subunit alpha-2/delta-3 isoform X2 — MNIYINICTFLVAVLFVIYAIDVQDEKKNSLEELLVDNWAETFGKELWYLGQNITKSDEIRLRYKKLNETHVFRTNASQLLQNISTAMNRMIRLKMTAVSCLMDAAERLSEEFEFKFHGENGISNYTYFNAKYSPVEGIDDSDDPDRTTPNISLDLGKTIIQLEFKTMNLTKNDHFYGLSVNTDYSAVYLPTILYEKLEHVQIPLQWSEKLDEVFLQNYRSDPSLSWQYFGSTAGFMRHYPAIRWSAKPSVFDTRLRPWYIQAATCSKDVVILLDISGSMNGMHQSISQLVIKSLLKTFNNDDSINIIFFNTGFTYLVTCFKEMLVQATPENLYTFHKAIIEDPRLSPSSTANYSKAFIEAFQLLSNNRKNKRCSEETCNQMIMLITDDDPNEELFDVVQEHNRIDNNKFTNIPVRIFTYMMGRDITTTPELERLACENRGSFAHVHSKDEVLESVLKYIAVLARPLVLQAEKHPVTWSHTFMDISDPYVTSALKNSMDFDKQMSDLAANLNEQKQFPNQHKMDSKYLILSSESLDEDGNYQEYRPMTAISIPIFNKKRGKTNNESKVQGDLLGVAGTDVPIAEFEKLTLPYKIGVNGYAFVVTNNGYVLFHPKLRPVEDGILKDNHNSIDLTELEMLDDNDEDPRQPHQHIVQLREAIVNHKRGSMENLSIKFHYDNMRRVGSEVRNYHYTALDPKIEGPFTLGLVLPASYGNNWIKAGDEINKSIEKDEQFDKYFQDKWKIHPNWVYCDYFHSSERRFENPEDKLLHFMEKIFSPDWEWKEQYPASNFENISMDDFDRRECDRKPIDIDDFYCDKELMQLLFFDAKITHALYNSTWNPTSEFEKRYVNQYNVSVRFLATQGGLSRWQHILDLAEGELQFGDVHNRSVEEVWYKRPVLYRNLNPQAFVFSVPFNSGDNDKLKITASHAIFVEDENNEAPGSVVGYEMLHKKFYDRFMEITQTNENCTSCLPCTSDHLDCYIIDENGYVVLSEISADTGRFFAQTELKSTGVIMETMISKKIFRRIPMFDYQALCKERIPASSASSYLLTPFYLVFASLKMFLMNLLWLLIEGNFIHVWPIDEGYVDDTMLNKNPEKYKIINKPCDKKADLFMLEHEHLTSEGFDAPPPAGSTIRPFFVKRIAHSNLLLVVVKNAESSQSHLSVNPVKVEYKNTSGIITDHSCNKLNLNSFYRRKLGGCYNSHPEFF, encoded by the exons tgtcTTATGGATGCAGCAGAACGTTTATCTGaagaatttgaatttaaattccaTGGAGAAAAtggaatttcaaattatacttattttaatgctaagTATTCACCAGTTGAAGGTATTGATGATTCTGATGATCCAGACCGAACTACCCCAAATATATCTTTGGATCTAGgaaaaactattattcaaTTAGAATTCAAAACAATGAATCTGACaaaaaatgatcatttttatGGATTATCTGTTAATACTGATTACAGCGCAGTTTAtttacctacaatattatatgaaaaac ttgAACATGTCCAAATACCTTTACAATGGTCTGAAAAATTAGATgaagtatttttacaaaattatcgcAGTGACCCATCTCTTTCTTGGCAATATTTTGGAAGTACAGCTGGATTTATGCGTCATTATCctg ctatAAGATGGTCAGCTAAACCTAGTGTATTTGACACCCGTTTGCGACCATGGTACATTCAAGCTGCAACTTGTTCAAAGGatgtagtaattttattagatatttctgGTTCCATGAATGGCATGCATCAATCAATCTCTCAGCTTGTAATTAAATCCCTACTGAAAACATTCAACAATGATGAttcgattaatattattttttttaatactggtTTTACTTACTTAGTAACTTGCTTTAAAGAAATGTTAGTTCag gCTACTCCTGAAAATCTTTACACATTTCATAAAGCTATAATTGAAGATCCAAGATTATCACCATCTTCTACAGCAAACTACAGCAAGGCATTTATTGAAGCCTTTCAACTTTTATCTAAT aatagaaAGAACAAGAGATGTTCTGAGGAAACATGTAATCAAATGATTATGTTGATTACGGATGATGATCCTAATGAAGAACTTTTTGATGTTGTACAAGAGCACAATcgcattgataataataaatttacaaatataccaGTCCGCATATTCACCTATATGATGGGTCGTGATATAACTACAACACCTGAACTTGAGCGACTTGCGTGTGAAAATAGAG gTAGTTTTGCACACGTACATTCAAAAGATGAAGTACTTGAAAGTGTTTTGAAATACATTGCTGTTTTGGCAAGACCTCTAGTTTTACAAGCTGAAAAACATCCTGTTACATGGTCACATACGTTTATGGACATTTCT GATCCATATGTAACAAgtgcattaaaaaattcaatggaTTTTGATAAGCAGATGAGTGATCTCGCTGCTAATTTGAATGAACAAAAACAATTCCCTAACCAACATAAAATGGattctaaatatttgatattgagTTCTGAG AGTTTAGATGAGGATGGAAATTATCAAGAATATAGGCCAATGACTGCAATTTCCataccaatatttaataaaaaaagaggaaaaactaataatgag agtaAAGTTCAAGGAGATTTGCTCGGTGTTGCTGGAACTGATGTACCAATTGCtgaatttgaaaaactaaCACTTCCTTATaaa attGGTGTAAATGGCTATGCATTCGTTGTTACAAATAATGGATATGTGCTTTTTCATCCAAAATTAAGACCTGTT gAAGATGGTATTCTTAAAGATAATCACAATAGTATTGATCTAACCGAACTGGAAATGTTGGATGATAATGACGAAGATCCAAGACAGCCACATCAACATATAGTTCAA TTAAGGGAAGCAATAGTAAATCACAAGCGTGGATCCATGGAAAATTTAAGCATTAAGTTTCACTATGACAATatg agacGAGTTGGGTCTGAAGTtcgtaattatcattatactgCATTAGATCCAAAAATAGAAGGTCCGTTTACACTTGGTTTAGTATTACCTGCGTCTTATGGCAACAATTGGATTAAAGCTGgtgatgaaattaataaatcaatagaaaaag atgaacaatttgataaatattttcaagataAATGGAAAATTCATCCAAACTG GGTGTATTGtgattattttcattcatCAGAGAGAAGATTTGAAAATCCTGAAGATAAATTGCTTcattttatggaaaaaatattttctccaGATTGGGAATGGAAAGAGCAATATCCAgcttcaaattttgaaaacatttcaatGGATGATTTTGATAGAC GAGAATGTGATAGAAAACCAATAGACATTGATGACTTTTACt GTGATAAAGAATtgatgcaattattattttttgatgcaAAAATAACGCatgcattatataattcaacttGGAATCCTACTTCAGAATTTGA GAAACGCTATGTTAACCAATATAATGTTAGTGTAAGATTTTTGGCTACCCAAGGAGGGTTAAGTAGATGGCAACATATACTTGATCTGGCTGAAGGtgaatt acagTTTGGAGATGTTCATAATCGTTCGGTTGAAGAAGTTTGGTATAAACGTCCAGTATTATATCGAAATCTTAACCCACAAGCGTTTGTTTTTTCAGTGCCTTTTAATTctg gaGACaatgataaactaaaaatcacTGCCAGTCATGCAATATTTGTTGAAGACGAAAATAATGAAGCACCGGGATCAGTAGTTGGATATGAAATGTTACACAAGAAATTTTATGACCGCTTTATGGAAATCACGCAAACTaatgaaaat tgtACAAGTTGTTTACCATGCACATCTGATCATCttgattgttatataattgatgAAAATGGATATGTTGTACTATCAGAAATATCAGCAGATACTGGCAGATTTTTTGCACAAACAGAATTAAAGAGTACTGGAGTTATTATGGAAACGatgatatcaaaaaaaatatttaggcgTATACCTATGTTTGATTACCAAGCTTTGTGCAAAGAGAGAATACCAGCTTCAAGTGCATCGTCCTACTTATTAaca ccaTTTTATTTAGTGTTTGCGAGTCTAAAAATGTTCTTGATGAACTTACTTTGGTTATTGATCGAAGGCAACTTTATTCATGTATGGCCAATTGATGAAG GTTATGTAGATGACACAATGCTCAATAAAAAtccagaaaaatataaaattatcaataaacctTGCGATAAGAAAGCTGACTTGTTTATGTTGGAACATGAACACCTTACTTCTGAAGGATTTGATGCTCCACCACCAGCTGGATCAACTATAAG gccattttttgtaaaacgtaTAGCCCATTCAAACTTACTTCTCGTTGTTGTAAAAAATGCAGAGAGCAGTCAAAGTCATTTGAGTGTTAACCCAGTTAAAgtagaatataaaaacacatcAGGTATAATCACTGATCATAGTTGCAACAAACTGAATCTCAACTCTTTTTATAGACGGAAACTAGGAGGATGTTATAATAGTCATCCagag ttcttttaa
- the LOC114119786 gene encoding voltage-dependent calcium channel subunit alpha-2/delta-3 isoform X1 produces MNIYINICTFLVAVLFVIYAIDVQDEKKNSLEELLVDNWAETFGKELWYLGQNITKSDEIRLRYKKLNETHVFRTNASQLLQNISTAMNRMIRLKMTAVSCLMDAAERLSEEFEFKFHGENGISNYTYFNAKYSPVEGIDDSDDPDRTTPNISLDLGKTIIQLEFKTMNLTKNDHFYGLSVNTDYSAVYLPTILYEKLEHVQIPLQWSEKLDEVFLQNYRSDPSLSWQYFGSTAGFMRHYPAIRWSAKPSVFDTRLRPWYIQAATCSKDVVILLDISGSMNGMHQSISQLVIKSLLKTFNNDDSINIIFFNTGFTYLVTCFKEMLVQATPENLYTFHKAIIEDPRLSPSSTANYSKAFIEAFQLLSNNRKNKRCSEETCNQMIMLITDDDPNEELFDVVQEHNRIDNNKFTNIPVRIFTYMMGRDITTTPELERLACENRGSFAHVHSKDEVLESVLKYIAVLARPLVLQAEKHPVTWSHTFMDISDPYVTSALKNSMDFDKQMSDLAANLNEQKQFPNQHKMDSKYLILSSESLDEDGNYQEYRPMTAISIPIFNKKRGKTNNESKVQGDLLGVAGTDVPIAEFEKLTLPYKIGVNGYAFVVTNNGYVLFHPKLRPVEDGILKDNHNSIDLTELEMLDDNDEDPRQPHQHIVQLREAIVNHKRGSMENLSIKFHYDNMRRVGSEVRNYHYTALDPKIEGPFTLGLVLPASYGNNWIKAGDEINKSIEKDEQFDKYFQDKWKIHPNWVYCDYFHSSERRFENPEDKLLHFMEKIFSPDWEWKEQYPASNFENISMDDFDRRECDRKPIDIDDFYCDKELMQLLFFDAKITHALYNSTWNPTSEFEKRYVNQYNVSVRFLATQGGLSRWQHILDLAEGELQFGDVHNRSVEEVWYKRPVLYRNLNPQAFVFSVPFNSGDNDKLKITASHAIFVEDENNEAPGSVVGYEMLHKKFYDRFMEITQTNENCTSCLPCTSDHLDCYIIDENGYVVLSEISADTGRFFAQTELKSTGVIMETMISKKIFRRIPMFDYQALCKERIPASSASSYLLTPFYLVFASLKMFLMNLLWLLIEGNFIHVWPIDEGYVDDTMLNKNPEKYKIINKPCDKKADLFMLEHEHLTSEGFDAPPPAGSTIRPFFVKRIAHSNLLLVVVKNAESSQSHLSVNPVKVEYKNTSGIITDHSCNKLNLNSFYRRKLGGCYNSHPEEPNTKVCSKCNIIKSTIMFVMIMSNLCLHI; encoded by the exons tgtcTTATGGATGCAGCAGAACGTTTATCTGaagaatttgaatttaaattccaTGGAGAAAAtggaatttcaaattatacttattttaatgctaagTATTCACCAGTTGAAGGTATTGATGATTCTGATGATCCAGACCGAACTACCCCAAATATATCTTTGGATCTAGgaaaaactattattcaaTTAGAATTCAAAACAATGAATCTGACaaaaaatgatcatttttatGGATTATCTGTTAATACTGATTACAGCGCAGTTTAtttacctacaatattatatgaaaaac ttgAACATGTCCAAATACCTTTACAATGGTCTGAAAAATTAGATgaagtatttttacaaaattatcgcAGTGACCCATCTCTTTCTTGGCAATATTTTGGAAGTACAGCTGGATTTATGCGTCATTATCctg ctatAAGATGGTCAGCTAAACCTAGTGTATTTGACACCCGTTTGCGACCATGGTACATTCAAGCTGCAACTTGTTCAAAGGatgtagtaattttattagatatttctgGTTCCATGAATGGCATGCATCAATCAATCTCTCAGCTTGTAATTAAATCCCTACTGAAAACATTCAACAATGATGAttcgattaatattattttttttaatactggtTTTACTTACTTAGTAACTTGCTTTAAAGAAATGTTAGTTCag gCTACTCCTGAAAATCTTTACACATTTCATAAAGCTATAATTGAAGATCCAAGATTATCACCATCTTCTACAGCAAACTACAGCAAGGCATTTATTGAAGCCTTTCAACTTTTATCTAAT aatagaaAGAACAAGAGATGTTCTGAGGAAACATGTAATCAAATGATTATGTTGATTACGGATGATGATCCTAATGAAGAACTTTTTGATGTTGTACAAGAGCACAATcgcattgataataataaatttacaaatataccaGTCCGCATATTCACCTATATGATGGGTCGTGATATAACTACAACACCTGAACTTGAGCGACTTGCGTGTGAAAATAGAG gTAGTTTTGCACACGTACATTCAAAAGATGAAGTACTTGAAAGTGTTTTGAAATACATTGCTGTTTTGGCAAGACCTCTAGTTTTACAAGCTGAAAAACATCCTGTTACATGGTCACATACGTTTATGGACATTTCT GATCCATATGTAACAAgtgcattaaaaaattcaatggaTTTTGATAAGCAGATGAGTGATCTCGCTGCTAATTTGAATGAACAAAAACAATTCCCTAACCAACATAAAATGGattctaaatatttgatattgagTTCTGAG AGTTTAGATGAGGATGGAAATTATCAAGAATATAGGCCAATGACTGCAATTTCCataccaatatttaataaaaaaagaggaaaaactaataatgag agtaAAGTTCAAGGAGATTTGCTCGGTGTTGCTGGAACTGATGTACCAATTGCtgaatttgaaaaactaaCACTTCCTTATaaa attGGTGTAAATGGCTATGCATTCGTTGTTACAAATAATGGATATGTGCTTTTTCATCCAAAATTAAGACCTGTT gAAGATGGTATTCTTAAAGATAATCACAATAGTATTGATCTAACCGAACTGGAAATGTTGGATGATAATGACGAAGATCCAAGACAGCCACATCAACATATAGTTCAA TTAAGGGAAGCAATAGTAAATCACAAGCGTGGATCCATGGAAAATTTAAGCATTAAGTTTCACTATGACAATatg agacGAGTTGGGTCTGAAGTtcgtaattatcattatactgCATTAGATCCAAAAATAGAAGGTCCGTTTACACTTGGTTTAGTATTACCTGCGTCTTATGGCAACAATTGGATTAAAGCTGgtgatgaaattaataaatcaatagaaaaag atgaacaatttgataaatattttcaagataAATGGAAAATTCATCCAAACTG GGTGTATTGtgattattttcattcatCAGAGAGAAGATTTGAAAATCCTGAAGATAAATTGCTTcattttatggaaaaaatattttctccaGATTGGGAATGGAAAGAGCAATATCCAgcttcaaattttgaaaacatttcaatGGATGATTTTGATAGAC GAGAATGTGATAGAAAACCAATAGACATTGATGACTTTTACt GTGATAAAGAATtgatgcaattattattttttgatgcaAAAATAACGCatgcattatataattcaacttGGAATCCTACTTCAGAATTTGA GAAACGCTATGTTAACCAATATAATGTTAGTGTAAGATTTTTGGCTACCCAAGGAGGGTTAAGTAGATGGCAACATATACTTGATCTGGCTGAAGGtgaatt acagTTTGGAGATGTTCATAATCGTTCGGTTGAAGAAGTTTGGTATAAACGTCCAGTATTATATCGAAATCTTAACCCACAAGCGTTTGTTTTTTCAGTGCCTTTTAATTctg gaGACaatgataaactaaaaatcacTGCCAGTCATGCAATATTTGTTGAAGACGAAAATAATGAAGCACCGGGATCAGTAGTTGGATATGAAATGTTACACAAGAAATTTTATGACCGCTTTATGGAAATCACGCAAACTaatgaaaat tgtACAAGTTGTTTACCATGCACATCTGATCATCttgattgttatataattgatgAAAATGGATATGTTGTACTATCAGAAATATCAGCAGATACTGGCAGATTTTTTGCACAAACAGAATTAAAGAGTACTGGAGTTATTATGGAAACGatgatatcaaaaaaaatatttaggcgTATACCTATGTTTGATTACCAAGCTTTGTGCAAAGAGAGAATACCAGCTTCAAGTGCATCGTCCTACTTATTAaca ccaTTTTATTTAGTGTTTGCGAGTCTAAAAATGTTCTTGATGAACTTACTTTGGTTATTGATCGAAGGCAACTTTATTCATGTATGGCCAATTGATGAAG GTTATGTAGATGACACAATGCTCAATAAAAAtccagaaaaatataaaattatcaataaacctTGCGATAAGAAAGCTGACTTGTTTATGTTGGAACATGAACACCTTACTTCTGAAGGATTTGATGCTCCACCACCAGCTGGATCAACTATAAG gccattttttgtaaaacgtaTAGCCCATTCAAACTTACTTCTCGTTGTTGTAAAAAATGCAGAGAGCAGTCAAAGTCATTTGAGTGTTAACCCAGTTAAAgtagaatataaaaacacatcAGGTATAATCACTGATCATAGTTGCAACAAACTGAATCTCAACTCTTTTTATAGACGGAAACTAGGAGGATGTTATAATAGTCATCCagag gaGCCAAACACCAAAGTGtgttcaaaatgtaatattattaaatcaacaataatGTTTGTAATGATAATGAGCAatttatgtttacatatttaa
- the LOC114119786 gene encoding voltage-dependent calcium channel subunit alpha-2/delta-3 isoform X3 gives MNIYINICTFLVAVLFVIYAIDVQDEKKNSLEELLVDNWAETFGKELWYLGQNITKSDEIRLRYKKLNETHVFRTNASQLLQNISTAMNRMIRLKMTAVSCLMDAAERLSEEFEFKFHGENGISNYTYFNAKYSPVEGIDDSDDPDRTTPNISLDLGKTIIQLEFKTMNLTKNDHFYGLSVNTDYSAVYLPTILYEKLEHVQIPLQWSEKLDEVFLQNYRSDPSLSWQYFGSTAGFMRHYPAIRWSAKPSVFDTRLRPWYIQAATCSKDVVILLDISGSMNGMHQSISQLVIKSLLKTFNNDDSINIIFFNTGFTYLVTCFKEMLVQATPENLYTFHKAIIEDPRLSPSSTANYSKAFIEAFQLLSNNRKNKRCSEETCNQMIMLITDDDPNEELFDVVQEHNRIDNNKFTNIPVRIFTYMMGRDITTTPELERLACENRGSFAHVHSKDEVLESVLKYIAVLARPLVLQAEKHPVTWSHTFMDISSLDEDGNYQEYRPMTAISIPIFNKKRGKTNNESKVQGDLLGVAGTDVPIAEFEKLTLPYKIGVNGYAFVVTNNGYVLFHPKLRPVEDGILKDNHNSIDLTELEMLDDNDEDPRQPHQHIVQLREAIVNHKRGSMENLSIKFHYDNMRRVGSEVRNYHYTALDPKIEGPFTLGLVLPASYGNNWIKAGDEINKSIEKDEQFDKYFQDKWKIHPNWVYCDYFHSSERRFENPEDKLLHFMEKIFSPDWEWKEQYPASNFENISMDDFDRRECDRKPIDIDDFYCDKELMQLLFFDAKITHALYNSTWNPTSEFEKRYVNQYNVSVRFLATQGGLSRWQHILDLAEGELQFGDVHNRSVEEVWYKRPVLYRNLNPQAFVFSVPFNSGDNDKLKITASHAIFVEDENNEAPGSVVGYEMLHKKFYDRFMEITQTNENCTSCLPCTSDHLDCYIIDENGYVVLSEISADTGRFFAQTELKSTGVIMETMISKKIFRRIPMFDYQALCKERIPASSASSYLLTPFYLVFASLKMFLMNLLWLLIEGNFIHVWPIDEGYVDDTMLNKNPEKYKIINKPCDKKADLFMLEHEHLTSEGFDAPPPAGSTIRPFFVKRIAHSNLLLVVVKNAESSQSHLSVNPVKVEYKNTSGIITDHSCNKLNLNSFYRRKLGGCYNSHPEEPNTKVCSKCNIIKSTIMFVMIMSNLCLHI, from the exons tgtcTTATGGATGCAGCAGAACGTTTATCTGaagaatttgaatttaaattccaTGGAGAAAAtggaatttcaaattatacttattttaatgctaagTATTCACCAGTTGAAGGTATTGATGATTCTGATGATCCAGACCGAACTACCCCAAATATATCTTTGGATCTAGgaaaaactattattcaaTTAGAATTCAAAACAATGAATCTGACaaaaaatgatcatttttatGGATTATCTGTTAATACTGATTACAGCGCAGTTTAtttacctacaatattatatgaaaaac ttgAACATGTCCAAATACCTTTACAATGGTCTGAAAAATTAGATgaagtatttttacaaaattatcgcAGTGACCCATCTCTTTCTTGGCAATATTTTGGAAGTACAGCTGGATTTATGCGTCATTATCctg ctatAAGATGGTCAGCTAAACCTAGTGTATTTGACACCCGTTTGCGACCATGGTACATTCAAGCTGCAACTTGTTCAAAGGatgtagtaattttattagatatttctgGTTCCATGAATGGCATGCATCAATCAATCTCTCAGCTTGTAATTAAATCCCTACTGAAAACATTCAACAATGATGAttcgattaatattattttttttaatactggtTTTACTTACTTAGTAACTTGCTTTAAAGAAATGTTAGTTCag gCTACTCCTGAAAATCTTTACACATTTCATAAAGCTATAATTGAAGATCCAAGATTATCACCATCTTCTACAGCAAACTACAGCAAGGCATTTATTGAAGCCTTTCAACTTTTATCTAAT aatagaaAGAACAAGAGATGTTCTGAGGAAACATGTAATCAAATGATTATGTTGATTACGGATGATGATCCTAATGAAGAACTTTTTGATGTTGTACAAGAGCACAATcgcattgataataataaatttacaaatataccaGTCCGCATATTCACCTATATGATGGGTCGTGATATAACTACAACACCTGAACTTGAGCGACTTGCGTGTGAAAATAGAG gTAGTTTTGCACACGTACATTCAAAAGATGAAGTACTTGAAAGTGTTTTGAAATACATTGCTGTTTTGGCAAGACCTCTAGTTTTACAAGCTGAAAAACATCCTGTTACATGGTCACATACGTTTATGGACATTTCT AGTTTAGATGAGGATGGAAATTATCAAGAATATAGGCCAATGACTGCAATTTCCataccaatatttaataaaaaaagaggaaaaactaataatgag agtaAAGTTCAAGGAGATTTGCTCGGTGTTGCTGGAACTGATGTACCAATTGCtgaatttgaaaaactaaCACTTCCTTATaaa attGGTGTAAATGGCTATGCATTCGTTGTTACAAATAATGGATATGTGCTTTTTCATCCAAAATTAAGACCTGTT gAAGATGGTATTCTTAAAGATAATCACAATAGTATTGATCTAACCGAACTGGAAATGTTGGATGATAATGACGAAGATCCAAGACAGCCACATCAACATATAGTTCAA TTAAGGGAAGCAATAGTAAATCACAAGCGTGGATCCATGGAAAATTTAAGCATTAAGTTTCACTATGACAATatg agacGAGTTGGGTCTGAAGTtcgtaattatcattatactgCATTAGATCCAAAAATAGAAGGTCCGTTTACACTTGGTTTAGTATTACCTGCGTCTTATGGCAACAATTGGATTAAAGCTGgtgatgaaattaataaatcaatagaaaaag atgaacaatttgataaatattttcaagataAATGGAAAATTCATCCAAACTG GGTGTATTGtgattattttcattcatCAGAGAGAAGATTTGAAAATCCTGAAGATAAATTGCTTcattttatggaaaaaatattttctccaGATTGGGAATGGAAAGAGCAATATCCAgcttcaaattttgaaaacatttcaatGGATGATTTTGATAGAC GAGAATGTGATAGAAAACCAATAGACATTGATGACTTTTACt GTGATAAAGAATtgatgcaattattattttttgatgcaAAAATAACGCatgcattatataattcaacttGGAATCCTACTTCAGAATTTGA GAAACGCTATGTTAACCAATATAATGTTAGTGTAAGATTTTTGGCTACCCAAGGAGGGTTAAGTAGATGGCAACATATACTTGATCTGGCTGAAGGtgaatt acagTTTGGAGATGTTCATAATCGTTCGGTTGAAGAAGTTTGGTATAAACGTCCAGTATTATATCGAAATCTTAACCCACAAGCGTTTGTTTTTTCAGTGCCTTTTAATTctg gaGACaatgataaactaaaaatcacTGCCAGTCATGCAATATTTGTTGAAGACGAAAATAATGAAGCACCGGGATCAGTAGTTGGATATGAAATGTTACACAAGAAATTTTATGACCGCTTTATGGAAATCACGCAAACTaatgaaaat tgtACAAGTTGTTTACCATGCACATCTGATCATCttgattgttatataattgatgAAAATGGATATGTTGTACTATCAGAAATATCAGCAGATACTGGCAGATTTTTTGCACAAACAGAATTAAAGAGTACTGGAGTTATTATGGAAACGatgatatcaaaaaaaatatttaggcgTATACCTATGTTTGATTACCAAGCTTTGTGCAAAGAGAGAATACCAGCTTCAAGTGCATCGTCCTACTTATTAaca ccaTTTTATTTAGTGTTTGCGAGTCTAAAAATGTTCTTGATGAACTTACTTTGGTTATTGATCGAAGGCAACTTTATTCATGTATGGCCAATTGATGAAG GTTATGTAGATGACACAATGCTCAATAAAAAtccagaaaaatataaaattatcaataaacctTGCGATAAGAAAGCTGACTTGTTTATGTTGGAACATGAACACCTTACTTCTGAAGGATTTGATGCTCCACCACCAGCTGGATCAACTATAAG gccattttttgtaaaacgtaTAGCCCATTCAAACTTACTTCTCGTTGTTGTAAAAAATGCAGAGAGCAGTCAAAGTCATTTGAGTGTTAACCCAGTTAAAgtagaatataaaaacacatcAGGTATAATCACTGATCATAGTTGCAACAAACTGAATCTCAACTCTTTTTATAGACGGAAACTAGGAGGATGTTATAATAGTCATCCagag gaGCCAAACACCAAAGTGtgttcaaaatgtaatattattaaatcaacaataatGTTTGTAATGATAATGAGCAatttatgtttacatatttaa